One window from the genome of Podospora pseudocomata strain CBS 415.72m chromosome 6, whole genome shotgun sequence encodes:
- a CDS encoding hypothetical protein (COG:S; EggNog:ENOG503P079), with amino-acid sequence MVKIAIAGATGNVAQEVTEALVATGKHKLLLLTRTDTAELSSNNAFPNITWITTDYGDLDGLSETLQGVDTVLSFIVTHSDPGNTAQKNLINASVRAGVKRFAPSEWATSSFEHLPWYAGKAEIREYLAELNKDKKASQLSATHLSQLLMMIWHLGQFTDYLCYPYKSSKHIHPFQTQIDFHARRAIILEDSEDARITWTTAKDLANVVAKAVEHEGEWPVVGGIRGDEVTIGEIIALGEKIRGDPFIVEKLKAEDIKAGIVKSSWLPVVDHPSLSPAAVEAMAKGFLSGMLLGISAGVLKVSNEWNRLLPDYEFTRAEEFLTEVWESKP; translated from the exons ATGGTCAAAATCGCTATTGCAGGTGCAACCGGCA ACGTCGCCCAAGAGGTGACCGAAGCCCTCGTCGCCACTGGAAAGCacaagctcctcctcttgacaAGAACTGACACAGCGGAACTTTCTTCCAACAACGCCTTTCCCAACATCACATGGATCACAACGGACTATGGCGACTTGGATGGACTGTCCGAGACTCTCCAAGGAGTTGACACTGTCCTATCCTTCATCGTCACCCACTCAGACCCGGGGAACACTGCTCAGAAGAATCTTATCAATGCCTCGGTCCGTGCCGGAGTTAAACGTTTTGCGCCCAGCGAGTGGGCAAC GTCCAGCTTCGAGCATCTCCCGTGGTATGCCGGCAAGGCAGAGATCCGAGAGTATCTCGCCGAGCTaaacaaagacaagaaggcaAGTCAACTCAGTGCTACACACCTCAGTcagctgttgatgatgatctggCATCTAG GGCAGTTCACAGACTACCTCTGCTACCCCTACAAGTCCTCCAAGCACATTCACCCGTTCCAAACCCAGATCGACTTTCACGCCCGCCGAGCTATCATTTTGGAGGACAGTGAGGACGCGCGAATCACCTGGACTACAGCCAAGGACCTTGCAAATGTCGTCGCCAAGGCTGTTGAGCACGAGGGCGAGTGGCCTGTTGTTGGCGGTATTAGAGGAGACGAAGTAACCATTGGTGAGATTATCGCGCTTGGTGAGAAGATTCGGG GGGATCCCTTCAtcgtcgagaagctcaaagCAGAAGACATCAAAGCCGGGATTGTCAAGAGCtcttggttgcctgtggTTGACCacccctctctttctccagcagcagttgAGGCTATGGCAAAGGGCTTCCTTTCTGGAATGCTTCTGGGTATCTCTGCTGGAGTGCTGAAAGTCTCGAATGAGTGGAATCGGTTGCTTCCAGATTACGAGTTCACTAGGGCCGAGGAGTTTTTGACTGAGGTCTGGGAAAGCAAGCCGTAG